The DNA sequence AATGTTGCACAAAATGCTATGGCAATAATTTCTTTTAATTTGGAAAGTGTATCTACTCCAAAAAGCTGATAGGTATTTAAAAGTAACGATTTAATTTCCAATCGGTTTAATTTATCTTGAGTAGAAATAATTCGATCAATAATTTTTTCCTGAGCATTATTAATTTTTATCTCAGGCATATTCATTATGAATTCGTATATATTATTGCTGTTTTCTGATCTTTTTAAAAATGATGCATATTCAATTATATTTCGTTTATTAAAAAAAATAGAAAACCACAATACTGAAATTATAGACAATACCAGATATACACAAAATATGGTTATGCTAAAATATGCCAATACACAGCTAAAAACAACCACATTTAAAAAACTCAATAGTAAAGTAACCCCTTTCCAGGTAAAAAACCGTTGAATGGTTTGCTGATCTTCCAACCGTTGTAGAATTTCCGTGTTAATTTGAGTGTCAAAGAAAACTATGGGTAAACGTAATATTTTTAAAAGTAATGTTTTTCGTAATTCAATACTTAATATGAAATTTAGCTTAGTAAGCACAATTTGACTAAAAAAGTCCGAGGCAAAATTAGAGATGAACAAAATAAATTGCGCTAATAAAAGATAATAAACTACTCGTAATGATTTTGAAGAAATTCCTAAATCAATAATGTTCTGAAAAGTAAAAGGAATGAACCAATTCGTCACTAATCCTATGAAAACTAAAAATATAGCAAGGAAATAGTTACGTTTATTATTTTTTAAAAACCTATACGTATATTTTATTATACTGGATTGAAACAAACTTTTATTTTTTACATTATCAATTTTTATAGTGAAAAAATTTTCAGAAGGTTCCAAAAATAAAACGATCCCCTTAGTGTTGTTTTCTTTCCACTCAGTTATAAAAGATTCTCTATCTAGTACGACCTTGCCATAACCGGGATCTGCTAAATGAAAATAAACTTGATTTTTCTTTTTAACTATTTTTTCTAAAACTACAAAATGACTTTGTTTCCAATATAAAATATAAGGCGTGGGAATTTCATCTAATTCTTCAACAGTTAATTTTAACGCATGGGCTGTTAATCCTAATTTTTCGGAGACATCCACGAGATCTTGTACAGATACTCCAATACGAGTAAATTCAAAAAAAGATTTAATATAATTAAGTGAAGTTTTTTTGCCAAAATAACTCATGATCATGGCTAGACAGGCTGCTCCGCAATCGCTGCTTTCGAGTTGATTATAAAATTGTAAACGATGCCTTTTATTTATTCGCATTCTCTAAAATTTCACTTATTTTATTTCTTATAACCTTTTCTTTTTCTGTTTCATCCCATGAATACACACAATACTCTCTATTAGCGGCCAGACTTTCCAAGGCAGTTTGAGAACACCCTCCATTACATAAAGGTAAAATTTTACATTCTAAGCATGGACGATTCTTGAACTTTGAATTCATTCGTTTATTTAATGAGTCATTTTCCCAAAATAATTCTCCGTTTTCCGTTAAATATCCTTCCCTATTTTTAGTTGAGAAATCACGGGCAGTACATTTAAATATATCTCCGTTATAATTGATAACAACACTATTTTTTTTATCTGCATAGCATGAATTTCGAAGGGTATCCGGGCTATATTCATGGCACGAGGTTTTTCCCCCTTTGCTATTTATTTGATTCATTTCTTCATCAGCAATATCTTGTGTCTGATCTATTTTTTTATTTTGCCATACTCTATGAAAATCGAATTTTAAAAATTGAGTTTTAATATCTTCTTCGATATCTTCAAAATCGTCATAAATTTTGTTTGCATTAAAAATATTTGAATCAGTGAAATTTATTCTAACATTCACATAGAATTTATTCTTTATCAAGTTTTTTATATTTGAAACAATTTTATCATAAGAACCCTTATTTTGACTTATATAGCGCACTTTATTATGTTCTTCTTTATGACCATCTAAAGTGATTTGTAAATTGCATCGGACGTTTTTATCCAAGAAAAAATTTATAAATTCTTGATTTGCTAAATATCCATTAGTAGTGAAAGATGTATAAGCATTTATATTTTTCTCTGTACATCTTTCTAAATAATAATTAATTATAGGAATTACATTTTTATTAAAATATAATAAAGGTTCTCCGCCAAAAAATGAAATATTCATATTTTTTAAATCCTTATTATTGGTAATGGTATCTATCAACCTTTTGATTTTAGAAAGTCCATTTTCATCTAACCTTGAACTTTTTACCAGATTTTCATAACAATACCAACATTTAAAATTGCAATTCATAGTTGGATTGATAGTTAATAAAAACAATGAATTATCTTCATCAATGCTTTTACTTATTTTTTTTATTTCATCCAGCTCATCTATTTCATCATTAATAATAAATTTTTCTTCTACCATATAATTGAAAAATTCCGGATGGATCTCTTTTAGCTCTGATGTTTTATACATTTCCATTAATTCTTTAAGTTCAGATTGTATAAAAAGTAATCGTTGCTCAAGGGTATTATATAAAACATATTGCTCTCCATAAGGTAAGCATACATTATAATGACTATATTTCATAGAATGTATTTCCATTATATTTATTTAATTTATTAAGTTCTCTTCTATTACTAATTTTGAAAAATAAAATCCATTTATTTGCTTTATACTTATTTTATACATATATTATATTGTATTTACATTTAGATGATCGTTATAGTAAATCTTATTAATCGTTATATATTTTAAAAAATGATTGCTAGATTAATATTTTAATAATACATAAGAAGTCATGATAATTCATTTGATTATAAACCGAGTGCTCATAGGCAAAACTTAGTTTTGTTTAACTTTGACCTTTATATTTTAACACAGCTATGCTAGTATTTAAAATACATCTGTTACTCATTTTTTACATATTTATAAAGCTTTATAAAAATCCAGCTGACATTTTTTTAAACTTATATATAATAGTCCATAACAGAGTATTGCTGCTAACAATACTCTGTTAGATTAAAGTAAGATTGTTAACATTTCCATCTAACCGGACCCGTACATTTATTTATACAAATTCCTACATTCATACATCCACCCATTACATCCTTAGCATCAACTGCTGTTAATGATTTTGAAAAACCTCCTTTTAAAACTTCTCCTGACGTTTGTAATGTTTCAAATTTTTTAACGTCAACTTTTTTTGTTGTTTTCATATTTGATTAATTATTGAAAATTTTAGAGTAACCTTTTTGTGTCTTGACTCATTTATGGACAACGATTGCAATCAGTATTTTTTATTTAATTCTATTCTGATCTTCTGTATTACTTCCCTCAATATTTTTTTCTTTTACTGTTGAACTTCCTAATTTATAGCTTAGTGATATTCGTATTGAAGGAGATTCATAATACCCCCTATATTTAGCACTTATGCCGTTATTGGTGCTTTTATTTCTAAATTGATCTGCATTAAATAGATTAGTAACCTGTAAGGATAATTGCATTTTTTTATCCAACAGTAGAGCTTTAAAAAACATATCCATTTGCGTTAATGAATAATTGGTACTTAAAGCTCCTTGACTGCGCGGGTAATAAGAAATTATCAAGTCTGCTGACAATGTCTTACTTTTATTAAGGATAAATGTATTATTAGCTTGTATTCTACCCATAAATCCTTCTTGAGATTTATCCGTGATCGGATAAATTTTAGATTTTAAATATAGATATCCCCCGACTAACATTAGATTACTTTGCAACCAATTCAATTTAGTATAGGTAAAAGATTGAATTATCCCTACTCCGTAATTATCAAAATAATTCTCCACTTTTGTTGCTTGTATATAACTATCTTTATCCAAATAGGTAACATCGTTAAAGTTATCTTTTTGAATCATAAATTGTAAAATGGTTTGTATAATGTCTTTATAATAATAAGATAATTCAATACTGTTATTAATGACAGGTTTTAAAAAAGGGTTTCCTTCAGAATATTGATAGGGATTAGAATAATTCCTGAAAGGATTAACGGAATTGTAATCCGGCCGGTCAATTCTTCTGGAATAGGTAAAAGAATAAGAATTATTCTCGTTTGCTTTATAAAGTATATATAAGGTTGGAAAAAATTTCAAATAATTATTTTTATTATGTTCATTAAGTGAAATGGAATTTCCACGAGTTTGCGTATTTTCCATTCTAATCCCTAGTTGAATATCCCATTTTTTCATTTCTTTATTGACTGAAACATAAATAGCTTGCGAATTTTCTTTATATATAAAGTCATCTTGATGCGTTTTTTCAATTACACTCTCACCTTTTATCAGGTAATTCCTTAAACTGCTTTTCGTTTTCGTAAAAGATATTTTAGCCCCGTATTGTAAGTTTATAAAAGAAAGGGGGTAATCAATATCAACCCGGCCGCTATAATTATCTATATCTAGCGATCCCTTATTTTCAACTGGGAAATAACGCGTAATTAGATCGTTGTGAGTCCCATAAGAACGGGTTAAATAATTGTATTTTTTCTCAGTATTGTAGTTAAAATAATCAAAATTCAATTTTATTTTTTTACCTGAACTATCAATGGTAAAATGTGAATACCAATTAAGTGAATTCAATCTTTTTGTAGAATTTTCATAGCTTATAGTCCTGAGTAATGAATCCAATTTATTTTCATATGTATGGAAATTTGTTATATCCTTATATCGAGAATGCGGTTCTGAATAATTGAGCAAATATTGTATTCCTGAATTCCATTTAGAAGTTAATTGATAATCTAACAAAAATTTTGAACTGAGTGTATTTTGATAATTTTTACCTGTTTCCTTTTCATCCCATAATTGCTCGGGATAATACACCTTACTTTTTTTTAAATTTTTGTAATTGCCGTTCGAGTAATTAGATGATAGGCCTAAGTTTATTTTATTTTTACTGTAAGTAAAGTTTGCCCCAAAATTACCTGATGCGTAATACCCTTGTTTATATGAAGACGTAAGGTTAGATGCCCAAAAATCTTTTTTGATTTTTTTTAAATTTATATTTATAAGACCTGAGTTACCTTCTGCATCATATTGTGAGGGAGGCGTAGTTATAACTTCAATATTCTTTACCTGGTCAGAAGGAATACTTTTTAAATAATTAAATAAATCATCACCATTCAAAGAAACGATCTTATCATCAATCAGCACTTTTACCGAACTTTTACCTGTAAGAAATAATTGATTATTTCGTACCTCTATTCCCGGCATAAGGTGTAAAATATCTAAAACATCTGTTCCGGCGGATCCTATTGAATTTTCAATATTATAAATCGTTCTGTCAACTTTCTTTTCAATTAACCTTTTTTTTCCGGTAACTAATATCTCCTGTAATTCGTTAGGCGTTCTTATGGATAGTATACCTAAATCAGTATTTTCTTTAAGTTCCAAGCTTTGAGCATATAAAACTTCCTCCGATTCTTTAATGATCAAATTATAATTTCCTAGAGACAAATGATCAAAACAAAATTTACCTTCTTCTTTGACTATAACTTTTCCTACTATCGAATCTCGATTTGCCAGAATTACTTCAGCTAAATGACCGGAATTAACTTTTTCAAATTTTATTTCTCCTTTAATATGAACTTTTTGAGAAAAACTTAGGAAGAACTGAAAGAATAAAACTAATAAAATATTAATCTTCATACAAGCACATTTATATCATTATCCTTAGTTTTACAAATACATTTCATAAATGATTACTAATTAAATTACTCTCATTGATAGAAATTTTTAAATTTAGATTTCCTGATCAGATACAACCTATAAAAACAGAGAACTTATAAAATTTAATACAGATAAATATAAAGAATTCATAGTAATTTTATTTTATATAAAATGCAAATTTATATTATAATACTATTTAAATAAAACTGAATTATATCATATTTTATTATTACTCAATGAGTACTTAGTCTTAAATACATCATTTTAAAATAAAATATCAAATTTTAAAATATTTTTCTCTCTCTACTTATTAGCCAATTGTAAACTTCTAACTTGTTATGTAGTTACTTTATACTATAAACTAGTGATTTAAATAACATTTCTTTTTTAATTTATTATTAACAAGTAAAACGCTTTTTTATAAAAATCTGAAATATAAAAAACAGTACTTTTGTAAAATGAAACTATTGAGTTACAACGTTAACGGAATAAGAGCCGCATTAAATAAAGGCTTACTTGATTGGTTGAAATCTGCCAATCCTGATATACTTTGCTTGCAAGAAATAAAAGCACACACTGATCAATTCGACTCAACAGTATTTGAAAGTTTGGGTTATCATTCCTACTGGTTTCCGGCAGAAAAAAAGGGATATAGCGGAGTAGCAATTTTATCTAAAGAAAAACCGGTTTCAGTGAAATATGGTTGTGATGAGCAAGAATACGATCAAGAAGGAAGAGTATTACAAGCAAATTTTGAAAACTTTTCAGTTTTAAGTGTTTATGTTCCCTCTGCAACCAATATTTCTCGTTTAGGTTTTAAAATGAAATTTTGCGAATATTTATTAAATTATATTAAAAAATTAGAAAAAGAGTTTAAAAACCTTATTATAAATGGCGATATAAATATTTGTCATAAAGCCATAGACATCAATGATCCGGTTCGAAATGCTAAAGTTTCCGGTTTTCTTCCTGAAGAAAGAGAATGGATGGATCGTTTCTTTGATCAATGTAATTTGGTAGATACTTTACGGGTTTTTAATCATGAACCCAATCAATATTCGTGGTGGACATACCGTGTAAAAACAGCCAGAAGCAATAATAAAGGATGGCGCATCGATTACACTTTGGTTACCAAGTCTTTGGTAAAACATTTGCAAAGAGCTTATATTTTAACTCAAGCAGTACACTCCGACCACGCTCCGGTAGGTATTGATTTCGACCTAAATAAAACACAAAATCTTTAATTAAATTATCTAATTATGAAAAAAGCAACTTGTATTATTTCTCTTGTAATTCTCGCCGCATCGTGTGTACCTCAATCAAGATACGATGAATTGGAAAAAAAATATTATGCTTCATTGCAAGGAGAAAGAAAAAGTCAAAAAGCAATTCAAGAAAAAGAAAACGAATTAAAATCTTTATCCGACCAATATTCTTCATTACAAGAACAACAAGACGCCCTGGCAAAAAAGAAAGCGCAACTTGATGCTGAATATTCAGATCTTCAAATAGAATATGCTACACGACTTAAAGATATGGAAGATCTTAAAGCCAAAAACGCACAAATAGTTGATCAAGTTCAAACTACGGAACAATCCAGAAAAAAAATATTAAATGAATTAGAGCAAACTCAAGGTCAGCTTCAAGAAAAAATTAAAAGAATTAATGAGTTGGAAAACTTAATTTCTCAACAAAAAGAATCAGTTTCCAAATTAAAAAACAAACTTCAAATCGCTTTAAAAAACTATTCAGGAAAAGGAATAACTGTTGAAGAAAAAGATGGAAATATTTACGTTTCCATGGAGAATAAACTTCTGTTTCCATCAGCAAGTTGGACGGTAGAAACGGAAGGTATAAAAGCCCTTCATGACCTTTCCGAAGTTTTATCTAAAGATAAAAATTTGAATATAATTATTCAAGGACATACGGATTCCGATAAATATGCCGGTAGCGGAATCATTAAAGACAATTGGGATTTATCTGTAATGCGTGCAACCGCCATAACTAAAATTCTTCAATCCGAAGGAGTTTCGCCTAAGCAAATGACCGCTTCCGGTAAAAGTGAATATGCCCCACTAGCCAGTAATTCCACAGCTACCGGAAAAGCAGCTAATAGAAGGGTTGACATTATTATAGCTCCTAATTTGAGTGAAATTACTAAAATTTTAAATGATTTATAATTTTAAGATTTAATTTTATGCGAGTGGTTATCCAAAGAGTTTTAGAATCTTCCGTGAAAGTTGATAATAAAATAGTTGGCCAAATTGATCATGGTTTGTTGATACTTTTAGGTATTGAGGAAGCAGACAACCGGGAAGATATAGATTGGTTGTCTAATAAAATTTGTAACCTTCGAATATTTAATGATGAAAATGAAATAATGAATAAATCAATTTTAGATATTGGAGGGGACATTTTATTAGTAAGCCAATTTACCCTTCATGCTTCAACAAAAAAAGGTAATAGACCTAGTTATATAAAAGCTGCAAAACAAGAATTTGCTAATACTATGTATGAAAAATTTAAAGATCAATTGTCCAACATATTATCAAAGCCTGTCCAATCCGGGATATTCGGTGCAGATATGAAAGTTTCTTTACTCAATGATGGTCCGGTAACCATTCTTATAGATTCTAAAAATAAAGAATAATAAAAATGGATAGTTATTCAAATTAAAAGAGTTTTTTTTAAACTTTCACCTTTTGATTAATAATTTGAATACTTAAAAATAAATTGAAAACTTATCGCATAAAAAAACCTGATTATTTAAAATAATCAGGTTATTATTTTTTTATTTAATCAGAAAGATTAAATATTTAAATTTAAATCTGTCATTTGTTGTTTATATACGCCTCCAACCAGTTTGTCTCTAACAGCTTCGAAAGCATCCAAGGTTTTATCAATTTCTTCATCTGTATGTGAAGCCGTTGGTATTAAACGTAAAAGTATCATTCCTTTAGGAATAACCGGATAGACTACAACACTGGTAAAAATTTTATAATTTTCACGAATATCTTTAATTAATAAAGTAGCCTCTATAGGATCTCCCTGCATATATACAGGAGTTACACAAGTGTTTGTTTTACCGATATCAAATCCCCTGGCTTTCAGCCCTTCTTGAAGTTTCTTTACGTTATGCCATAGTTTATCCTTAAGTTCGGGTTTGCTTCGTAGCAATTCCAATCTTTTTAACGCACCAATTACCATAGGCATCGGCAAAGATTTAGCGAAAATTTGAGATCTTAAATTGTATTTTAAATATCTGATTATTTCTTTATTAGAAGCTACAAATGCACCTATTCCGGCCATAGATTTTGCAAATGTTGAAAAATAAACATCTATACCGTCCTGGCAGCCCTGCTCTTCTCCTGCTCCTGCTCCTGTTTTACCAAGTGTACCGAATCCGTGAGCGTCATCAACTAATAATCTAAAATTGTATTTCTTTTTCAGTTCTACAATTTCTTTTAATTTACCTTGCTCTCCTCTCATTCCGAAAACTCCCTCGGTGATAACTAAAACACCACCTCCTGATTCTGCTGCATTTTTTTCCGCTCTTTTCAGATTTTTTTCCAAGCTTTCTATATCGTTGTGCTGATAGGTAAATCTTTTTCCAAAATGAAGTCTTACTCCATCAACTATACAAGCATGGCTATCTACATCGTAAACGATTACATCATTTTTGGAAACCAATGTATCTATAATCGATAACATTCCCTGGTATCCAAAATTTAATAAATAAGCTGATTCTTTGTTTGCAAAATTAGCCAATTGTTTTTCCAATTCTTCATGGTAATGAGTCTGACCCGACATGGCTCTCGCTCCCATTGGATAAGCCATACCATATTGAGCTGCTGCATCTGCATCTGCTTTTCGCACTTCAGGATGATTAGCCAATCCTAAATAATCATTAATGCTCCAGATGATCATGTCATTACCCTTAAATTTCATTCTTGGGCTGATTTCTCCTTCTAGAACAGGAAATATATATTCTCCTTCCCCATAGTCCGCATATTTAGCTAGTGGACCGGGATTATTTTTTATTCTTTCAAAAATATCCATTGTTACAATTTAACCAAAGTTAGTTATATTTTTTCTACAGTAGCGTGAGATTCTAACCCATTCAATTTGCTGTTAACAAAACCTTGAGATGACATCCATTCATCACTGAAAACTTTAGTCATATATCTGGAACCGTGATCCGGAAAAATTAAAACAGCCAATGAGTTATCACTAAAAGTATCTGCTATTGTACGTGCTGCTGTTAAGCTTGCTCCACTGGTATATCCTACCATCATTCCTTCTTTTAGAGCTAATTCTCTGGTAGCATAGGCACTGGGCTCATCTGATACTTTAACGTATTGATCGATAACAGAAAAATCTAAAGCACCCGGGATTAAATTTTTACCTAAGCCTTCAATTTGATAAGGTTTGATCTCGTTACGGTCTAATTCTCCTGTTTCAAAATATTTTTTTAATACTGAACCTACTGCATCCACTCCTATCACTTTAATATCAGGATTTTTTTCTTTGAGAAACTGTGCAGCTCCCGTAAGTGTTCCTCCGGTTCCTGTACATCCAATAAGATGGGTAATTTCCCCTTGCGTTTGCTCCCAAATTTCAGGTCCTGTACTTAAATAATGAGATTTTGTGTTTTCTTTATTAAAATATTGATTAATATATAAGGAATTAGGGGTATCTGCTGCTATTCTTTTGGCAACTTCATAATAGGATCTGGGATCATCTGCCGGAACATTAGCCGGACATAAATAAACTTTAGCTCCCATTGCTCTAAGAAAAGAGATTTTTTCAGGTTTTGTTTTATCGCTAACTGCTACTATACATTTATAGCCTTTTACGATACTTACCATAGCTATGGAAAAACCTGTATTTCCTGAAGTTGTTTCAACTATAGTTGCTCCTGGCTTTAATAAACCTTGTTTTTCAGCATTTTCAATAATATGAAGCGCAATTCTGTCTTTAGTTGAGTGTCCGGGATTATAGCATTCTAATTTTGCAAAAAAAGAACCTTTCATTCCTTCTGTTACTCTGTTTAAGCGAACTAACGGCGTATTGTTAATTAACTCAAGAACATTATTATAAGTTCCAGCCATCCTATCTTATTATTAATTTATATAATTAATTCAAGGGGCAAATTTATAATTTTTTTTTCTTACAAAAAATTTAACTGAATGAAATTTAACATATACAAATTGATTAAAAATTTATATTATACTTTATTAGAAAATCCGTATAAATTATTAGTAATTGTTATAGATATATTCTATAATTTTCTTATCCTGTTCTGATAATTCAATTCCCCTTCTTTTCATAGTCCTTTCTGCAACTTCAAATACCTGTTCCAATTTAAAGTTAGGACTCTCTGACTTACCACCCCATGAGAAAGATTTTATTATATTAGGTGGAAAACCGGAAGTAAATATATTGGCCGAAACTCCTACTACCGTGCCGGTATTAAATTGTGTGTTTATAGCTGATTTAGAATGATCCCCCATGATCATCCCTGCAAATTGTAATCCTGACTTAATAAACTTTTGTTTTGTATAATTCCAAAGCTTAACTTCTGCATAATTATTTTTCAAGTTAGAAGAATTGGTATCTGCTCCCAAATTACACCATTCACCTATTACCGAATTTCCTACAAAACCGTCATGACCTTTATTTGAATATCCTGAGATTATAATATTATTAACTTCTCCTCCTACTTTGGAATACGGTCCGATTGTTGTTCCGCCATAAACTTTGGCTCCCATATTTATTTTAGAACCCGTACCTAAGGCAAAGGAACCTCGAATCATCGCTCCTTCCATAATTTCAGAATTTTTTCCTAAATAAATAGGTCCTTCTTTGGTATTGAGTATTGCACATTCGGCTACGGCACCTTCTTCAACAAATAGTTGTGAAGGATCTCCTATGATTCTAACGGTATTTGATAAGGTACATGATTTTCTGCCTTGTGTAATTAATTGGAAATCATAAGTAATGGCATCCGAATTATAAGTAAACAAATCCCAAGGATATTGTATATGAAAGCTTTCAAATATTATATCCAATTTTTTTACAAAATTATTTAATTGGAAATTTTCAAGAGTAGTTTTTGCTGCTACCAACTCTTCCTGATAATAAAAAGCTTCTCCGAATTTTAAATTTTTTAATTGGTAAATAAAATCTTGATTTGGAAAATAGGCGGGATTTATAAATACGTTTTCTTCTTCAATTTGAAGAGTATATTTTTCTGAAAGATATTCTTGAGTTAGATAAGAGATTTTTTCCGTTTGAAAAATATGTTTCCATCTTTCTGCAAATGTTAATATTCCCATCCTTAATTCTGCCACCGGTCGCGTAAACGTTAAGGGTAAAAGATCGGAATACTCTTTACCATCAAAAAGAATAATATTCATAGTATATACTTTATTATTTTTTCAAATATAAAAAATTATATCATAGTTTTTATTCTTTTATTTCCGTTAAAAACTTTAATTATTTTATATATAAAATTGTTAAAATACTGACTCTCTATTTTTTAATAATGCCTTATTATTTATATTTATAAAGCGTTCGCATAATGCTCTTTAAAATATTCCAATCCTTCGGATGCTCCTTTTTGTATGAATATGATATCATTGCGTAATGAGGTTCGGAACGGTTTAGGATCTATGACAAATATTTTTGAAGTTACCGGAACAAAATCAAGTAAAGATGCAGCCGGATATACTTGAAGAGAGCTTCCAATGACTAAAAAAATATCGGCATTTTGAGTTATTTCAATAGCATTTTCCATTTCAGGAACCATTTCACCAAACCATACTATATGGGGACGTAATTGTCCACCATCTTCTGCTAAGTCTCCCATATGAACATCTTGTAGCGTATCATAAATAAGTGATTCATTAGTTTCGCTTCTTACTTTTGTCAGTTCTCCGTGTAAATGAAGTATATGTGTTGATTGAGCTCTTTCGTGAAAGTTGTCAACATTTTGAGTTATAATTGAAATATCAAAAATGGATTCCAATTCTTTCAGCAAATGATGCCCCCGATTCGGGTCATGTTTTTGCAACTCTGCTCTGCGCATATTATAAAAATTCTGCACTAATTCCGGGTTTTTATACCATCCTTCTATGGAGGCTACTTCTTGCACTTTATAATTTTCCCATAATCCACCTGAATCTCTGAATGTGCTTAAACCGCTTTCAGCACTCATTCCTGCTCCTGTTAATACAACTAATTTTTTTTTCATATTTTATGCACTCAATTAGTTAACTAATTATTTTTAAATTAAGTTCTCTCCTTTTAAAATCTTATTTTAACTCATCATAAGTAGTATATCCACATAGCAGAAAATTTTTAAATTCTTCTTTATCCATATAACCTGCAACCGGAAAATTCAAAATTCTATTATCCGGTGTTACTAATACGTAGAATGGTTGAGAATTGGAATTAAAGTTCTCCCTTTGAAAAGTAGACCATTTATTTCCTATTGTTTTAATTTTTCTTTTTCTTCCATCTTTTAAATGAAGGGTTTGTTGCTCATTATTAGGCAATTCTTCTGAATCATCAACATATAAAGATGAAATTATGAATTTATCGTGTAAGATATTCCAAATATCCGGTTCACTCCACACATATTCTTCCATTTTTCGGCAATTTTCACATCCATAACCAGTAAAGTCAATGAGAATGGGTTTATTTTCCTTTTTTGCCATTTCCCTTGCTTTTTCATAGTCATGAAAAAGGGTCAATCCTAAAACCCCATTTTTTTGGTTGTTTGGATATATGCTAATTTGCATAGGTGGAGTAAGTCCACTAAGCAATTTTAAATTAGGCTTTTCTGAAGGAAACAATCCGGGGATCATATAAATTCCAATCAGTCCAAAGAGACAAGCCCCAATTATTCTTCCTACATTGATTTTTACTTTTTTATTATCGTGAGGAAATTTAATTACACCTAATAAGTATAATACAATTGAAATACAAATAAGGATCCAAATCGCAATAAAAATTTCTCTTTTCAACAAGAAAGTTTTAGCTACTAAATCTGCTTTTGATAAAAATTTGAACGCTAAAGCTAATTCTAAAAAACCTAAAACAACTTTAACGGTATTCAT is a window from the Apibacter sp. B3706 genome containing:
- a CDS encoding TonB-dependent receptor domain-containing protein, with protein sequence MKINILLVLFFQFFLSFSQKVHIKGEIKFEKVNSGHLAEVILANRDSIVGKVIVKEEGKFCFDHLSLGNYNLIIKESEEVLYAQSLELKENTDLGILSIRTPNELQEILVTGKKRLIEKKVDRTIYNIENSIGSAGTDVLDILHLMPGIEVRNNQLFLTGKSSVKVLIDDKIVSLNGDDLFNYLKSIPSDQVKNIEVITTPPSQYDAEGNSGLININLKKIKKDFWASNLTSSYKQGYYASGNFGANFTYSKNKINLGLSSNYSNGNYKNLKKSKVYYPEQLWDEKETGKNYQNTLSSKFLLDYQLTSKWNSGIQYLLNYSEPHSRYKDITNFHTYENKLDSLLRTISYENSTKRLNSLNWYSHFTIDSSGKKIKLNFDYFNYNTEKKYNYLTRSYGTHNDLITRYFPVENKGSLDIDNYSGRVDIDYPLSFINLQYGAKISFTKTKSSLRNYLIKGESVIEKTHQDDFIYKENSQAIYVSVNKEMKKWDIQLGIRMENTQTRGNSISLNEHNKNNYLKFFPTLYILYKANENNSYSFTYSRRIDRPDYNSVNPFRNYSNPYQYSEGNPFLKPVINNSIELSYYYKDIIQTILQFMIQKDNFNDVTYLDKDSYIQATKVENYFDNYGVGIIQSFTYTKLNWLQSNLMLVGGYLYLKSKIYPITDKSQEGFMGRIQANNTFILNKSKTLSADLIISYYPRSQGALSTNYSLTQMDMFFKALLLDKKMQLSLQVTNLFNADQFRNKSTNNGISAKYRGYYESPSIRISLSYKLGSSTVKEKNIEGSNTEDQNRIK
- a CDS encoding radical SAM/SPASM domain-containing protein, which codes for MEIHSMKYSHYNVCLPYGEQYVLYNTLEQRLLFIQSELKELMEMYKTSELKEIHPEFFNYMVEEKFIINDEIDELDEIKKISKSIDEDNSLFLLTINPTMNCNFKCWYCYENLVKSSRLDENGLSKIKRLIDTITNNKDLKNMNISFFGGEPLLYFNKNVIPIINYYLERCTEKNINAYTSFTTNGYLANQEFINFFLDKNVRCNLQITLDGHKEEHNKVRYISQNKGSYDKIVSNIKNLIKNKFYVNVRINFTDSNIFNANKIYDDFEDIEEDIKTQFLKFDFHRVWQNKKIDQTQDIADEEMNQINSKGGKTSCHEYSPDTLRNSCYADKKNSVVINYNGDIFKCTARDFSTKNREGYLTENGELFWENDSLNKRMNSKFKNRPCLECKILPLCNGGCSQTALESLAANREYCVYSWDETEKEKVIRNKISEILENANK
- a CDS encoding peptidase domain-containing ABC transporter yields the protein MRINKRHRLQFYNQLESSDCGAACLAMIMSYFGKKTSLNYIKSFFEFTRIGVSVQDLVDVSEKLGLTAHALKLTVEELDEIPTPYILYWKQSHFVVLEKIVKKKNQVYFHLADPGYGKVVLDRESFITEWKENNTKGIVLFLEPSENFFTIKIDNVKNKSLFQSSIIKYTYRFLKNNKRNYFLAIFLVFIGLVTNWFIPFTFQNIIDLGISSKSLRVVYYLLLAQFILFISNFASDFFSQIVLTKLNFILSIELRKTLLLKILRLPIVFFDTQINTEILQRLEDQQTIQRFFTWKGVTLLLSFLNVVVFSCVLAYFSITIFCVYLVLSIISVLWFSIFFNKRNIIEYASFLKRSENSNNIYEFIMNMPEIKINNAQEKIIDRIISTQDKLNRLEIKSLLLNTYQLFGVDTLSKLKEIIAIAFCATFIIEDQMSLGTLMGISYVIGQLSTPLQNLIMFLRDTQDTIIANKRIELIYEIPDEDSQNKKHIKNCVIQNIYIDHMSFKYPGTHNPFILKDIHMVIPKNSITAIVGASGSGKTTLLKLLLSYYPIKKGGIYLDTCSMNDINAEEWRERCGTVLQNGTIFSDTIASNISMSGKSYDVDKLRKAAKIAGIQDFIENLPMHYFTRVGNAGIELSGGQKQRILIARAVYKNPEYLFFDEATSALDSENERIIHANLQEFFKGKTVIIIAHRLSTVKNADQIVVLKNGQIVETGNHSQLVKLRSNYYNLVKNQLELGT